A stretch of the Rhodothermales bacterium genome encodes the following:
- a CDS encoding FixH family protein, translated as MNRIPAQIAWPMAVVGLILLGMTSTFGVLIASRSDGGPRVIKQYYQKAVAWDSTAAVRQASVDLGWVLDVSRSRTDGQTELEVRIVDSDGRPISGLSGEMRLSRPQSTGVLERLPLEPYPTPGTTPGATPAFTLRAFPTVSGRGLWDVEVDVRTGETRFVGTVRRDWQLP; from the coding sequence ATGAACAGAATTCCGGCACAGATCGCGTGGCCCATGGCCGTCGTCGGTCTCATTCTCCTCGGCATGACGTCCACGTTCGGAGTACTGATTGCGTCCCGGAGCGACGGTGGCCCCAGGGTCATCAAGCAGTACTACCAAAAGGCCGTGGCGTGGGACTCCACGGCTGCCGTCCGTCAGGCCAGCGTGGACCTGGGTTGGGTCCTGGATGTCTCGCGCTCCAGGACGGACGGACAGACCGAATTGGAGGTCCGGATCGTGGACAGCGATGGTCGCCCCATATCCGGACTTTCGGGTGAAATGCGTCTCAGTCGCCCACAATCCACGGGCGTGCTCGAGCGACTCCCGCTTGAGCCCTACCCGACCCCAGGCACCACTCCCGGTGCCACTCCCGCCTTCACCCTTCGCGCGTTTCCCACGGTGTCCGGGCGGGGACTGTGGGACGTGGAAGTGGACGTACGCACCGGGGAAACCCGATTCGTCGGTACCGTTCGCCGGGATTGGCAGTTGCCGTGA
- the ccoG gene encoding cytochrome c oxidase accessory protein CcoG has translation MSDAPRILESPEAVLSTLGQDGKRRWLYPTLSPGRFLDRRRITAWILVVAYLALPVIPIGGRPAVLLDVVHREFALFGAVFYPTDTLLLMLFLIAIMVTVILFTALLGRVWCGWACPQTIYLEFVFRPLERLIEGKEHVRKRRDEGPLTFDRTWRKALKWGLYSIIAFVLANTFVAYFVGWPTLLQWMTEPPTAHWGFFVVMAGTTGLILFDFGIFREQMCTIACPYARMQSIMLDPDSLIVSYDPTRGEPRARRSKKTMELEAAGEIEAKGDCIDCFACVRTCPTGIDIRDGLQMECVACTQCIDACDHIMDQIDRPRGLIRYTSERELEGKPTRIFRARTAIYAAAMVFVLSAFTLVLTNRNDYDINVGRVVDAPYTVLPDGSIANRLRFRVRNQTPTAVTFEVKAGMPAAADVRAVGAMPMALEPGEMARLEIWVVTPVSAFNTTSIPARFDVVFSDGQVIPTTYTLLGPDS, from the coding sequence GTGTCCGACGCTCCACGCATTCTTGAATCGCCCGAAGCGGTCCTGTCCACGCTCGGACAGGACGGAAAACGGAGGTGGCTCTACCCCACGCTCAGTCCGGGCAGGTTCCTTGATCGCCGCCGGATAACGGCGTGGATCCTGGTTGTGGCGTATCTGGCCTTGCCGGTCATCCCGATCGGAGGTCGGCCTGCGGTGCTGCTGGACGTGGTACACCGGGAATTCGCGCTTTTCGGGGCGGTGTTCTATCCCACGGACACGCTCCTGCTCATGCTGTTCCTGATTGCCATCATGGTGACGGTCATCCTGTTCACCGCGTTGCTGGGACGGGTCTGGTGTGGATGGGCATGCCCGCAGACCATCTACCTGGAATTCGTATTCCGGCCGCTCGAGCGTCTCATAGAGGGCAAGGAACACGTGCGCAAACGACGGGATGAAGGTCCCCTGACGTTCGACCGGACGTGGCGTAAAGCGCTCAAATGGGGCCTCTATTCGATCATCGCCTTCGTTCTCGCGAATACGTTCGTGGCCTACTTCGTGGGTTGGCCAACCTTGCTGCAGTGGATGACGGAGCCCCCGACCGCCCACTGGGGCTTCTTCGTCGTGATGGCCGGCACGACCGGCCTCATCCTGTTCGATTTCGGCATTTTCAGGGAGCAGATGTGCACCATCGCCTGCCCGTATGCCCGCATGCAGTCCATCATGCTCGACCCCGATTCCCTGATCGTGTCGTATGACCCGACCCGGGGTGAACCCCGGGCCCGTCGGTCGAAAAAGACCATGGAGTTGGAAGCGGCCGGCGAAATCGAGGCGAAGGGGGACTGTATTGACTGCTTTGCCTGTGTCCGGACCTGCCCGACAGGAATCGACATCCGGGACGGCTTGCAGATGGAATGCGTGGCATGCACGCAGTGCATTGACGCCTGCGACCACATCATGGACCAGATCGACAGGCCGCGTGGTCTCATCCGATACACATCGGAGCGTGAGTTGGAGGGCAAACCCACCCGCATTTTCCGCGCACGCACCGCCATCTATGCAGCAGCCATGGTGTTCGTGCTGTCGGCATTCACGCTCGTGTTGACCAACCGGAACGATTACGACATCAATGTGGGTCGTGTGGTCGATGCACCATACACCGTTCTTCCCGATGGCAGCATCGCGAACCGTCTCCGCTTCCGCGTCCGCAACCAGACGCCTACGGCGGTGACGTTCGAGGTGAAGGCCGGAATGCCGGCCGCGGCCGACGTCCGGGCGGTGGGAGCCATGCCCATGGCGTTGGAACCGGGAGAGATGGCGCGCCTCGAAATCTGGGTGGTCACACCGGTCAGTGCGTTCAATACGACGTCCATTCCTGCGCGGTTCGACGTCGTCTTCTCTGACGGACAGGTCATCCCGACCACCTATACATTGCTCGGTCCCGACTCATGA
- a CDS encoding c-type cytochrome, which translates to MSDQHIPPSQSGASDPDNEPLISGHSYDGIEEYDNPMPGWWLWLFWLCVLFAPIYVLGVHFFGFINTYEDDLADSQAAIQEVRDAWEAENPTFEVSNEAIAAYIGVDEHIQAGAQVYSANCSMCHGNDGEGLIGPNLTDAYWIHGNQNVDLFNVITNGVLDKGMTPWGGVLTPEQRSQLVAYIRSIEGTEPENAKAAEGEFYGDEENGDDDDTAAPERADV; encoded by the coding sequence ATGTCTGACCAACACATCCCCCCGTCCCAGTCCGGTGCCTCCGACCCCGACAATGAGCCGCTCATCAGCGGCCATTCCTACGACGGAATCGAAGAATATGACAACCCCATGCCCGGATGGTGGCTGTGGCTGTTCTGGCTTTGCGTCCTGTTCGCCCCCATCTACGTCCTGGGTGTCCATTTTTTCGGTTTCATCAACACATATGAGGATGACCTGGCCGACAGTCAGGCGGCCATCCAGGAAGTCCGCGATGCGTGGGAAGCCGAGAACCCGACGTTCGAGGTTTCGAACGAGGCCATTGCGGCATATATCGGCGTGGATGAACACATCCAGGCCGGTGCCCAGGTGTATTCCGCCAATTGCTCCATGTGTCACGGGAATGATGGCGAAGGACTCATCGGTCCCAATCTGACGGATGCGTACTGGATCCACGGCAACCAGAACGTGGACCTGTTCAACGTCATCACGAACGGAGTGCTCGACAAGGGCATGACTCCCTGGGGCGGCGTGCTCACTCCGGAACAACGTTCCCAGCTCGTCGCTTACATCCGTTCCATAGAGGGAACCGAGCCCGAGAATGCCAAAGCGGCCGAGGGCGAGTTCTATGGTGATGAGGAGAATGGCGACGATGACGATACCGCTGCGCCCGAACGGGCGGATGTCTGA
- the ccoO gene encoding cytochrome-c oxidase, cbb3-type subunit II, which yields MSPFIKTDGKHRQLEGWPFVFTVLTTVAVLVGGVVEFLPLVLVDSNIPTIETVEPYTALEVIGRDLYIREGCVGCHSQQVRPFLDELERYGEYSKPGEHVYDHPFLWGSKRTGPDLHRIGGKYPDLWHVRHMEDPRSTSPSSLMPPYAWLLSRDLDFESIPARMKALKRVGVPYSDDDIARAVSDARSQASMIADGVAASGGPADLESKEIMAMVAYLQRLGTDINPR from the coding sequence ATGAGTCCATTTATCAAAACCGACGGAAAACACCGGCAACTGGAGGGATGGCCCTTCGTGTTCACGGTGCTGACCACCGTAGCCGTCCTCGTGGGCGGTGTCGTTGAATTCCTGCCGCTTGTCCTGGTCGACAGCAACATTCCGACCATCGAAACGGTCGAGCCCTACACGGCGCTTGAGGTCATCGGTCGTGACCTGTACATCCGGGAAGGATGCGTCGGGTGCCATTCCCAACAAGTCCGTCCCTTCCTGGACGAGTTGGAGCGGTATGGCGAGTATTCGAAGCCGGGGGAGCACGTCTACGACCACCCTTTCCTGTGGGGTTCCAAACGAACCGGGCCGGACCTGCATCGGATTGGTGGCAAATACCCCGACCTGTGGCATGTCCGGCACATGGAAGACCCGCGTTCCACGAGCCCGAGTTCGCTCATGCCTCCGTATGCCTGGCTGCTGTCCCGGGACCTCGACTTCGAATCCATCCCGGCACGCATGAAGGCACTCAAGCGGGTCGGCGTCCCGTATTCGGATGACGACATCGCACGTGCCGTATCCGATGCCCGATCACAGGCAAGCATGATAGCCGATGGTGTGGCCGCCAGCGGTGGGCCGGCGGATCTCGAATCGAAGGAAATCATGGCCATGGTCGCGTACCTGCAACGTCTCGGAACCGACATCAACCCCCGCTGA
- the ccoN gene encoding cytochrome-c oxidase, cbb3-type subunit I, which yields MASTQITPGRIHFDDQVVRMFVLATAIWGFVGMLVGALIALQLPWWQANLGPYLTFGRLRPLHTNAVIFAFAGNAIFAAIYYSTQRLVKARMYNDLMSRIHFWGWQAIIVSAAITLPLGYTTSKEYAELEWPIDILITIIWVIFAINFFMTLKVRREKHLYVAIWFYIATIVTVAILHIGNSLAVPASFLNSYPIYAGVQDAFVQWWYGHNAVAFFLTTPFLGLMYYFLPKAADRPVFSYRLSIVHFWSLVFIYIWAGPHHLNYTSIPEWAATLGMVFSIMLWMPSWGGMINGLFTLRGAWHKLRDSVVLRMYVIGITFYGMSTFEGPMLSVKTVNALSHYTDWTIGHVHAGALGWNGFMTFGMIYWLLPRLWQTKLWSERLANAHFWIGTIGMLLYVMSMYAAGVTQGLMWRAFDDAGRLLYPDFMETVIQIVPMYWVRLIGGLMYLTGVILMLYNIYRTMRTAPDTLEDPSISVS from the coding sequence ATGGCATCCACCCAAATCACTCCTGGTCGTATCCATTTCGACGACCAGGTGGTCCGCATGTTCGTCCTGGCTACCGCAATCTGGGGCTTTGTCGGCATGCTGGTCGGCGCACTCATTGCCCTTCAACTGCCCTGGTGGCAGGCCAACCTGGGCCCGTATCTGACGTTCGGGCGGTTGCGTCCGCTCCACACCAACGCCGTCATCTTCGCGTTTGCCGGCAACGCCATTTTTGCGGCCATCTACTATTCCACCCAGCGGCTGGTGAAAGCGCGGATGTACAACGACCTCATGAGTCGCATCCACTTCTGGGGCTGGCAGGCCATCATCGTGAGTGCCGCCATCACGCTGCCCCTGGGGTACACGACGAGCAAGGAATACGCGGAGTTGGAGTGGCCCATTGACATCCTGATCACGATCATCTGGGTCATCTTCGCCATCAACTTCTTCATGACGCTGAAGGTGCGCCGGGAGAAGCACCTGTATGTGGCCATATGGTTCTACATCGCGACCATCGTCACCGTGGCCATCCTGCATATCGGAAACAGCCTGGCCGTCCCGGCATCGTTCCTGAACAGTTATCCCATCTATGCCGGGGTCCAGGATGCCTTCGTGCAGTGGTGGTACGGTCACAATGCCGTGGCCTTCTTCCTGACGACGCCCTTCCTGGGCCTCATGTACTATTTCCTGCCGAAGGCCGCAGACCGGCCGGTGTTCTCCTACCGCCTGTCCATCGTGCATTTCTGGAGCCTGGTCTTCATCTACATCTGGGCCGGCCCGCATCACCTGAACTACACGTCCATCCCCGAATGGGCGGCGACATTGGGCATGGTCTTCTCCATCATGTTGTGGATGCCCAGTTGGGGTGGCATGATCAACGGGCTCTTCACCTTGCGTGGGGCCTGGCACAAGCTCCGGGACAGCGTCGTGCTGCGCATGTACGTGATCGGAATCACCTTCTACGGCATGTCGACCTTCGAGGGCCCCATGTTGTCCGTCAAGACCGTGAACGCCTTGAGCCACTACACGGATTGGACCATCGGACACGTCCATGCCGGCGCACTCGGCTGGAACGGGTTCATGACCTTCGGGATGATCTACTGGCTGCTCCCCCGCCTCTGGCAGACGAAACTGTGGAGTGAACGTCTGGCCAATGCGCATTTCTGGATCGGCACGATCGGCATGCTGCTCTACGTGATGTCCATGTATGCCGCCGGCGTGACGCAGGGCCTCATGTGGCGGGCATTCGACGATGCCGGGCGCCTCCTGTATCCGGATTTCATGGAGACCGTCATCCAGATCGTGCCCATGTATTGGGTCCGCCTGATCGGTGGCCTCATGTATCTGACCGGCGTCATCCTCATGCTCTACAACATTTACCGGACCATGCGGACCGCACCGGACACGCTTGAAGATCCATCCATTTCCGTTTCCTGA
- a CDS encoding response regulator transcription factor produces MENRKERLIGLVDDHPLMRKGLRLVIEAEDDLVVCCEAETAEAMLERIGDHPPDVLVVDVSLPGMSGIDLIKHVHALNPDIRVLVVSRHDETLYAERAIRAGARGYLMKMAAGDTVVTAIRRILAGGIYVSAEINERLLMGMATGQNSFNRSPLEVLSDRELEVFELTGRGFGTRDISERLGLSIKTIESYRARIKTKLNLGSAAELMQHAVQWVESEAVVSS; encoded by the coding sequence ATGGAAAACAGGAAAGAGCGACTTATAGGGCTGGTCGACGATCACCCCCTCATGCGCAAGGGGCTTCGGCTGGTCATCGAGGCAGAGGACGACCTTGTGGTATGCTGCGAAGCCGAGACCGCCGAGGCCATGCTCGAGCGAATCGGAGACCATCCGCCGGACGTGCTGGTCGTGGACGTTTCCCTGCCCGGAATGAGCGGCATAGATCTCATCAAACACGTACACGCCTTGAATCCCGACATCCGGGTCCTGGTGGTTTCCCGGCATGACGAAACCCTCTATGCCGAGCGGGCCATCCGCGCCGGTGCACGCGGGTATCTCATGAAAATGGCTGCGGGGGATACCGTCGTGACGGCCATCAGACGCATTCTCGCGGGGGGCATCTACGTTTCCGCGGAAATCAACGAACGGCTGTTGATGGGAATGGCGACAGGACAGAATTCGTTCAACCGCTCTCCGCTGGAAGTCTTGTCGGACCGGGAGCTGGAGGTTTTCGAGTTGACCGGACGGGGATTCGGCACCCGGGACATTTCCGAACGGCTCGGTCTGTCCATCAAAACCATAGAAAGCTACCGTGCCCGGATAAAAACCAAGCTGAACCTGGGCAGTGCGGCCGAACTCATGCAGCACGCCGTGCAATGGGTCGAGAGCGAAGCGGTAGTCAGCTCCTGA
- a CDS encoding FKBP-type peptidyl-prolyl cis-trans isomerase has protein sequence MRTRFFLILPILVMASFLGGCDSNEEKGELIVTDLAEGDGAVVQRGQTLTVSYVGRFSDGTIFDSTAEKGENFTFTFGVGQVLEGWDEGLTGIRVGGERRLEIPSHMAFGRQGQCFSDGSCAVPPNTDVTYDVTVLEIFDYVRIEDVQPGDGRIAEFADIVFVEYVGTLPAYGDQVFDASNSRPEDFFFTIGGGGVISGFEQGVIGMRVGGVREILIPPVLGYGGFGAGSAVPPWAVLKFNIELVRIVKPGE, from the coding sequence ATGCGCACGCGATTTTTCCTGATACTGCCAATCCTGGTCATGGCCTCCTTCCTGGGTGGCTGCGACAGCAATGAAGAGAAGGGGGAGCTGATTGTAACGGACCTGGCAGAAGGAGACGGGGCGGTCGTCCAGCGCGGTCAGACACTCACCGTATCGTACGTCGGCCGGTTCTCGGACGGTACCATCTTCGATTCCACGGCCGAAAAGGGTGAGAACTTCACGTTCACGTTCGGGGTGGGCCAGGTGCTTGAAGGCTGGGATGAAGGCCTCACCGGCATCCGGGTCGGGGGCGAACGGCGCCTTGAAATTCCGTCGCACATGGCCTTCGGGCGCCAGGGTCAATGTTTTTCCGATGGATCCTGCGCCGTCCCTCCCAACACGGACGTCACATACGACGTCACCGTCCTGGAGATTTTCGACTATGTCCGGATAGAGGACGTGCAACCGGGTGACGGTCGGATTGCCGAATTCGCGGATATCGTGTTCGTGGAATATGTCGGCACCCTTCCTGCGTACGGCGACCAGGTTTTCGATGCATCGAATTCCCGCCCTGAAGATTTCTTCTTCACCATAGGAGGCGGCGGCGTCATTTCAGGATTCGAGCAGGGCGTGATCGGCATGCGCGTGGGCGGAGTCCGGGAAATCCTCATCCCTCCCGTCCTGGGATACGGTGGATTCGGAGCAGGATCGGCCGTACCCCCTTGGGCGGTATTGAAGTTCAATATCGAACTGGTCCGGATCGTGAAGCCGGGCGAATAG
- the mdh gene encoding malate dehydrogenase, with translation MKVTVVGAGNVGATVAECVARKDMADEVVLIDIVEGLPQGKALDMQESAPIHLFDTRVTGTNDYADTAGSDICVITAGLARKPGMSRDDLLAKNASIVGSVTEQFAKHSPNAIIIVVSNPLDVMTYVAYMKSGFPSQRVFGMAGVLDTARYRAFIAMELGVSVRDIQALLMGGHGDTMVPLPRFTTVGGIPLPELMDSATIDRIVERTKFGGGEIVKLMGTSAWYAPGAAAAEMVEAIIKDSGRVLPCAVWLTGQYGVKDIFIGAPCRLGRNGVEDIIEVPLSEDEQALMNASAEDVVKNLETLSRLQQA, from the coding sequence ATGAAAGTCACCGTAGTCGGAGCCGGAAACGTAGGCGCCACCGTAGCAGAATGTGTAGCCCGCAAGGATATGGCCGATGAAGTCGTTCTCATCGACATCGTCGAAGGCCTGCCCCAGGGAAAAGCGCTCGACATGCAGGAGTCGGCCCCCATCCACTTGTTCGACACCCGCGTAACGGGAACGAACGACTACGCCGACACGGCCGGTTCGGACATCTGTGTCATCACGGCCGGCTTGGCCCGCAAGCCGGGCATGAGCCGCGACGACCTCCTCGCCAAGAACGCATCCATCGTGGGATCGGTCACCGAGCAGTTCGCGAAGCACAGCCCCAATGCCATCATCATCGTGGTTTCCAATCCACTGGATGTGATGACCTACGTGGCCTACATGAAGTCGGGTTTCCCCAGCCAGCGCGTCTTCGGCATGGCCGGCGTACTGGATACCGCCCGCTACCGCGCCTTCATCGCCATGGAGCTGGGCGTGTCGGTTCGCGATATCCAGGCCCTGCTCATGGGTGGACACGGCGACACGATGGTCCCGCTTCCCCGCTTCACGACCGTCGGTGGCATTCCGCTGCCTGAACTCATGGACAGTGCCACCATCGACCGCATTGTCGAGCGTACGAAATTCGGGGGCGGCGAAATCGTGAAGCTCATGGGCACTTCAGCCTGGTATGCCCCGGGTGCAGCGGCTGCCGAAATGGTGGAAGCCATCATCAAGGACTCCGGACGCGTGCTTCCGTGTGCCGTCTGGTTGACCGGTCAATACGGCGTCAAGGACATCTTCATCGGCGCCCCCTGCCGACTGGGTCGGAACGGAGTCGAGGACATCATCGAAGTTCCGCTTTCAGAGGACGAACAGGCCCTCATGAATGCATCGGCCGAGGATGTGGTCAAGAACCTCGAAACGCTGAGCCGCCTGCAGCAGGCCTGA
- a CDS encoding alkaline phosphatase codes for MKLPTIRSSSFDRCAARILVAFMLVVFIHHPSAVGQTSDDRPDNVVFIVADGMSVVGMTLARDYLRDTQVESSGLALDPYLTGTVQTFAADSRITDSASSATAYASGVKTYNGAIGMNVDRQPVSTILERAEQRGFHTGLISTARITHATPAAFSAHVPARAQEQEIADQQIRQGIEILLGGGRQFYVGPMEGGVRTDSANIMQDTGYHLVANRAELLSQQELPVLGLFSMSHMAYEIDRARTAEPSLAEMTTWALDRLASQDRPFFMMIEAGRVDHAGHGNDAPAFLHDMLAFDQAVAAALAFARKDGRTLVVITADHETGGLTLGGEFEGGGSGYRYDPTGLAAARSSIEDFGRRLTEVLADRPALPNWIAETLMADFQLSLSEPEQFELRRILATNNDARLQSFLRSTLQDRLARRASVHWSTSGHTAVDVPLFAFGPGAGAFNGSMDNTRVGLLLAEMMGVPLAE; via the coding sequence ATGAAGCTACCCACCATCCGATCCTCGTCCTTTGACCGGTGCGCCGCGCGGATCCTCGTCGCGTTTATGCTCGTCGTGTTCATCCATCATCCATCTGCGGTAGGCCAGACCAGTGATGATCGGCCTGACAATGTGGTCTTCATCGTGGCCGACGGCATGAGCGTCGTCGGAATGACACTCGCCCGGGACTATCTCCGGGACACGCAGGTCGAATCGAGCGGCCTGGCCCTGGATCCGTACCTGACCGGGACCGTCCAGACGTTTGCTGCGGATTCCCGGATTACGGACTCCGCATCGAGTGCGACGGCGTACGCCTCGGGCGTCAAGACGTATAACGGAGCCATCGGGATGAATGTGGACCGGCAGCCGGTCTCGACCATTCTGGAGCGGGCCGAACAACGGGGATTCCATACCGGACTGATTTCCACCGCCCGGATTACGCATGCCACGCCTGCGGCCTTCTCGGCCCACGTACCGGCCCGGGCCCAGGAGCAGGAGATCGCCGACCAACAAATCCGCCAGGGTATTGAGATCCTGCTGGGGGGTGGACGCCAGTTCTACGTCGGGCCCATGGAAGGGGGCGTCCGGACGGACAGTGCCAATATCATGCAGGACACGGGGTATCACCTGGTGGCAAACCGGGCGGAATTGCTTTCCCAGCAGGAATTGCCCGTACTCGGGCTGTTCAGCATGTCCCATATGGCCTACGAAATCGATCGCGCCCGGACGGCGGAACCGAGTCTGGCTGAAATGACCACGTGGGCGCTCGACCGGCTGGCGTCGCAGGACCGGCCCTTCTTCATGATGATCGAGGCCGGACGCGTGGATCACGCCGGTCACGGGAATGACGCTCCGGCTTTCCTCCACGATATGCTGGCTTTTGATCAGGCCGTCGCGGCTGCCCTGGCTTTTGCCCGCAAGGACGGTCGTACGCTGGTCGTCATCACGGCGGACCATGAGACGGGCGGACTCACCCTCGGAGGGGAATTCGAAGGGGGCGGATCGGGGTACCGGTACGACCCCACGGGATTGGCCGCTGCGCGCTCATCCATTGAGGATTTCGGTCGCCGTCTCACCGAAGTCCTTGCCGATCGTCCGGCATTGCCGAATTGGATTGCGGAAACATTGATGGCCGACTTCCAACTGAGCCTTTCCGAACCGGAGCAGTTCGAGTTGCGGCGCATCCTGGCGACCAACAACGATGCCCGGTTGCAGTCCTTCCTCCGGTCCACGCTGCAGGACCGTCTGGCACGGAGGGCATCGGTACACTGGTCCACCTCAGGGCACACCGCCGTGGACGTTCCCTTGTTCGCCTTTGGTCCGGGAGCGGGTGCGTTCAACGGATCCATGGACAATACACGAGTGGGCCTGTTGTTGGCGGAAATGATGGGTGTTCCGCTGGCGGAGTAG
- a CDS encoding DEDD exonuclease domain-containing protein: MSVFTRFLEGARPLVVTDTETTGTSAAQNRIIEIGAIAIHPDGTRTSFSHLINPETAIPYRITRITGLTTGHVANKPRAADVLPDYLSFLGDGIFTAHNIGFDRAFINAELARAGLPEMDHAGLCSLRLARRLLPGLRSKSLGNLAAFFKLDGQGRHRALRDAEVTVGVLERLLLIAEEEHGIREIGELLELQRKTYASVRPASPHLDRIRMDVLPLVPEEPGVYFMKDGQGKVLYVGKAKTLASRVRSYFTAVEAHPGRIRNLVANVRIVDWETTETELNALILESRLIKDIDPPYNRALRRHVSRPFLRIDWNEPFPRITAQVIVRDDGAEWFGPLRSRAEAASVIELIERLFAVRNCSTADLERGRRCLRGDIGRCTMPCENTDREAYITEVRRVEAFLRGDADEVEERLMADMAHAAAELDFEEAARIRDWLAWIAQGRNRMGAVVRPMDSPDTVYWLDADSVTCAVVRGGLVHWTGRMPSPVGAGNLQYICERLETVLAHSDVDRDPTHPTEADARRILEHWVQANRDDLLVVQRLDGESVSAYLDRVMDAILTD; this comes from the coding sequence ATGTCGGTCTTCACACGGTTCCTGGAAGGGGCACGGCCCCTGGTCGTGACCGATACGGAGACCACCGGTACATCCGCTGCCCAAAATCGAATCATCGAAATCGGGGCGATCGCCATACATCCCGACGGGACGCGAACGTCGTTCAGTCATCTGATCAATCCCGAGACGGCCATCCCGTACCGCATTACGCGGATCACGGGTCTGACCACCGGCCACGTGGCCAACAAACCGCGCGCGGCCGACGTCCTGCCGGACTATCTGTCCTTCCTGGGGGACGGGATATTCACGGCGCACAACATCGGGTTCGACCGGGCATTCATCAACGCGGAACTGGCGCGTGCGGGATTGCCGGAAATGGACCATGCCGGACTCTGCTCACTGCGGTTGGCGCGACGACTGCTTCCCGGACTGCGCAGCAAGAGCCTTGGCAATCTCGCAGCATTCTTCAAGTTGGACGGGCAAGGACGGCACCGGGCCTTGCGCGACGCCGAGGTCACGGTTGGCGTCCTTGAGCGGTTGCTGCTGATTGCCGAGGAAGAACACGGCATCCGTGAAATCGGGGAATTGCTGGAACTGCAGCGGAAGACCTACGCAAGTGTCCGACCGGCGTCGCCGCACCTGGACCGGATCCGCATGGACGTGCTGCCCCTCGTTCCTGAAGAGCCCGGTGTGTACTTCATGAAGGACGGCCAGGGGAAAGTGCTCTACGTGGGCAAGGCGAAAACGCTGGCCAGCCGTGTCCGGTCCTACTTCACGGCCGTGGAGGCCCATCCGGGACGCATCCGCAACCTGGTGGCCAACGTACGGATCGTCGACTGGGAGACCACGGAAACCGAGCTGAACGCACTCATCCTGGAGTCCCGGCTCATCAAGGACATCGATCCCCCGTACAACCGGGCGCTGCGCCGCCATGTATCGCGTCCGTTCCTGCGGATTGACTGGAACGAGCCGTTCCCGAGAATCACCGCCCAGGTCATTGTCCGGGACGACGGGGCGGAATGGTTCGGTCCGCTGCGATCCCGGGCCGAGGCCGCTTCCGTCATTGAGCTGATAGAACGACTGTTTGCCGTCAGGAATTGCTCAACCGCCGACCTGGAACGCGGTCGACGATGCCTGAGGGGGGACATCGGACGGTGCACCATGCCGTGCGAAAACACCGACCGGGAGGCGTATATCACCGAGGTCCGGCGCGTGGAAGCTTTCCTGAGGGGCGACGCCGACGAGGTGGAGGAACGGCTCATGGCCGACATGGCCCACGCTGCCGCAGAACTGGATTTCGAGGAAGCCGCCCGGATCCGTGACTGGCTGGCCTGGATTGCCCAGGGACGGAATCGGATGGGAGCGGTCGTCCGACCCATGGACAGTCCCGATACCGTGTACTGGTTGGATGCGGATTCGGTGACGTGTGCGGTGGTCCGTGGGGGGCTGGTGCATTGGACGGGGCGCATGCCGTCGCCGGTCGGGGCGGGCAACCTGCAATACATCTGCGAGCGCCTGGAGACCGTGCTTGCCCATTCCGATGTCGACCGCGATCCTACGCATCCCACTGAGGCCGATGCGCGTCGCATCCTGGAACACTGGGTGCAGGCCAACCGGGATGACCTCCTGGTGGTCCAGCGCCTGGATGGGGAATCGGTTTCTGCCTATCTGGATCGTGTCATGGATGCTATCTTGACCGACTGA